AAACTAAAGGGCGTCCCCAACTCCGTCCCCCAACTCCGTCCCCTTTTTCCTCCTTAATTTCGCTAAATTAAGATATTCAGACTATAGTCTGTAGATTTATAATCTTCATTTGTGCAAAATAAAAACTTAGCCAAACAGGACAATATAAAAATGCCCCTTAACAGGTCACTGGAAAGTTCGTTCGGTCTGGTTTTACGCCGACTTCGCCAAAATTGCGGCTTCTCTCAAGAAAAGCTTGGCTTTGAAAGCGGATATCATCGTACCTATATTAGTTTGCTTGAGCGCGGACAAAAAAGCCCTTCGCTCCAGACCATCTTCAAATTGGCTAAAGCATTAGATGTGGAGCCGTCCGAAATAGTTGAACATGTTCAGGCTGTTACCAAACCTCGCTCAAGGAAAAAACGATAACACTAACAAGCGTCCAGCCATGAAAATTGTTGAAATACATGACGTTTTATTTGCAGGTTCTTT
The DNA window shown above is from Candidatus Bathyarchaeota archaeon and carries:
- a CDS encoding helix-turn-helix transcriptional regulator; translated protein: MPLNRSLESSFGLVLRRLRQNCGFSQEKLGFESGYHRTYISLLERGQKSPSLQTIFKLAKALDVEPSEIVEHVQAVTKPRSRKKR